Proteins encoded together in one Fimbriimonadaceae bacterium window:
- a CDS encoding type II toxin-antitoxin system prevent-host-death family antitoxin, with the protein MSKLSYRNSQGQLVDVSTVAATKVKNEFGSILEQAMHGGAVAITRHDLPKAVLLSFEEFVALVKDRAPQLNDLANEFDALLADMQTAKARQGMAEAFEAPASRLGRAAVSAARKARPSSAKSSRRMSRSRRTT; encoded by the coding sequence CAACTGGTGGATGTGTCGACTGTTGCGGCGACGAAAGTGAAGAACGAATTCGGGTCGATCCTGGAGCAGGCGATGCATGGCGGCGCAGTAGCCATTACGCGTCATGATCTCCCGAAGGCGGTGCTCCTGTCCTTTGAAGAATTTGTTGCGCTGGTGAAGGACCGTGCGCCTCAGCTCAATGATCTTGCCAACGAGTTCGATGCCTTGCTGGCCGATATGCAGACGGCCAAAGCCAGGCAGGGCATGGCAGAGGCGTTTGAAGCGCCGGCTTCACGATTAGGCCGCGCCGCCGTTTCGGCCGCGCGTAAGGCACGTCCCTCGTCAGCCAAGTCGTCTCGCCGGATGTCCCGCAGCCGCCGCACCACATGA